From the Leptolyngbya sp. O-77 genome, one window contains:
- a CDS encoding VOC family protein, producing the protein MPRPFHVAFPVRDLSATRVFYEAVLGCAVGRTDSRWIDFNLFGHQVTAHLVDDTPEARATNATNLVDGKAVPTQHWSVILEMNEWEALADRLRSHGVEFIIEPYIRFKGEVGEQATMFLLDPSGNALEFKAFADDAAIFATS; encoded by the coding sequence ATGCCTCGTCCGTTTCACGTTGCGTTTCCTGTCCGAGATCTATCTGCAACCCGCGTCTTTTATGAGGCTGTTTTGGGTTGTGCGGTAGGCAGAACCGATTCGCGGTGGATTGACTTCAACTTGTTTGGGCATCAGGTGACGGCACACTTGGTGGATGATACCCCAGAGGCAAGGGCCACTAATGCCACTAATCTAGTCGATGGCAAAGCAGTGCCCACCCAGCACTGGAGCGTAATTTTGGAGATGAATGAGTGGGAGGCGCTGGCAGACAGGCTGCGATCGCACGGCGTGGAGTTCATCATTGAACCGTACATTCGCTTCAAAGGCGAAGTGGGCGAGCAGGCAACGATGTTTCTACTCGACCCCAGCGGCAATGCGCTAGAGTTCAAAGCATTTGCAGACGATGCGGCGATCTTTGCTACGTCGTAG
- a CDS encoding ubiquinol-cytochrome c reductase iron-sulfur subunit, whose protein sequence is MERRTFLGLTAASAASAALPACRSAEPPSPPAAGGAFQQVGTLSQLAQSGDRLDTQVGTAPITLLKNPDSGDLMAVSRICPHAGCTVEWRTQTALFACPCHNSLFSPTGGVVQGPANRALATYPVKVEGETILVQG, encoded by the coding sequence ATGGAACGTCGCACCTTTCTCGGACTGACTGCCGCCAGCGCCGCCAGCGCTGCTCTGCCTGCTTGTCGATCTGCCGAACCGCCCAGCCCGCCTGCGGCAGGAGGCGCATTTCAGCAGGTGGGAACCCTGAGCCAGCTTGCCCAGAGTGGCGATCGCCTCGATACGCAAGTCGGCACTGCCCCCATTACACTACTCAAAAATCCTGACAGCGGCGACCTCATGGCCGTCAGCCGAATTTGCCCCCATGCAGGCTGCACCGTCGAATGGCGGACGCAAACCGCCCTCTTTGCCTGCCCCTGCCACAATTCCCTCTTTTCACCGACAGGCGGAGTCGTGCAGGGCCCTGCAAACCGGGCACTGGCGACCTATCCTGTCAAGGTAGAGGGTGAGACGATTTTGGTACAGGGGTAA
- a CDS encoding Clp protease N-terminal domain-containing protein, with translation MSTPQEITRQAKQQQIETEHLMKALLEQEGLGRQHFQPGRV, from the coding sequence TTGTCAACACCCCAGGAAATTACCCGCCAGGCCAAGCAGCAGCAGATCGAAACCGAGCACCTGATGAAGGCGCTGCTAGAGCAAGAGGGTCTGGGCCGTCAGCATTTTCAACCCGGGCGGGTGTGA
- a CDS encoding protein kinase domain-containing protein: MVKKIQPQSKLPSVLAQARSLFEAEVEKLYVIGKHDQIPKLYDHLEQGGEFYLVQELIDGHDLRQSLFLGDRRDEKEVLGFLHEVLEILAVAHAQNVVHQDLKPQNLLRRWSDKKLVLIDFGNVKVIRHLMVNAEGKPYFTQTVGTAGYVPPEQSAGQPVPASDLYALGMLAIQALTGLFSQTASPRSRRRAKSRGGDEARVSAQLADALDGMVRQSVEQRFRSVAEVRAALPVLPTAKTLSPEELAQFLGEPERPRYELAIAPQFDLARNFSEGLAAVVLKNRLGYISKSGDIAIPLKIEVDPIGIYREGAYEFSEGLARISVGQRWGYINDLGKLAIAPQFDSAENFFGRASAGSSKTTATATSTPAGNG; encoded by the coding sequence GTGGTCAAAAAGATTCAGCCCCAGTCGAAGCTGCCATCGGTGCTGGCGCAGGCGCGATCGCTCTTTGAAGCCGAAGTCGAAAAGCTGTACGTGATCGGCAAGCACGACCAAATCCCCAAGCTCTACGACCATCTGGAGCAGGGCGGTGAGTTTTATCTGGTGCAAGAGCTGATCGACGGGCACGACCTGCGGCAGTCGCTGTTTTTGGGCGATCGCCGCGATGAGAAAGAAGTGCTGGGCTTTTTGCATGAGGTGCTAGAGATCCTGGCAGTGGCCCATGCCCAGAACGTCGTGCATCAAGACCTGAAGCCACAAAACCTGCTGCGCCGCTGGAGCGACAAAAAGCTAGTGCTGATCGACTTTGGCAATGTCAAGGTGATCCGCCATTTAATGGTGAATGCCGAGGGCAAGCCCTACTTTACGCAGACCGTTGGTACGGCGGGCTACGTGCCGCCCGAACAGTCTGCCGGACAGCCCGTTCCTGCCAGCGACCTCTACGCGCTGGGAATGCTGGCGATTCAGGCGCTCACGGGGCTATTCTCCCAAACAGCTTCCCCGCGATCCCGGCGACGGGCGAAATCGCGTGGCGGGGACGAGGCGCGGGTCAGCGCTCAGCTTGCCGATGCGCTGGATGGCATGGTGCGTCAATCGGTCGAGCAGCGCTTCCGGTCTGTGGCCGAGGTACGGGCGGCGCTGCCCGTGCTGCCGACTGCAAAAACCCTTTCCCCAGAGGAGCTTGCCCAATTTTTGGGCGAACCGGAGCGACCACGCTACGAACTGGCGATCGCCCCTCAGTTTGACCTGGCACGAAACTTTTCTGAAGGGCTGGCGGCCGTCGTGCTAAAGAATCGCCTCGGCTACATCAGCAAGTCTGGCGACATTGCCATCCCGCTCAAAATCGAAGTCGATCCCATCGGCATCTACCGCGAAGGGGCCTACGAGTTCTCGGAAGGACTGGCGCGAATCTCCGTCGGGCAGCGCTGGGGCTACATTAATGATCTGGGAAAACTGGCGATCGCCCCCCAGTTCGACAGCGCCGAAAACTTTTTCGGAAGGGCTAGCGCGGGGTCGAGCAAAACCACCGCTACGGCTACATCGACACCCGCGGGCAATGGCTGA
- a CDS encoding transposase: MIASFPKLVKSILMQLCPHDYPVLNSRLFFEIWLTFVLDKGLTSMRDLFYRLNRTGVEVDISTFSKACKTRTDGHFCRIYAQLIEQVKRKQPTAAQILFPIDSTIVTLTSKLFWLQGYHQVKLLNGINLEQGYSSECLIHFGQGHDAKFADSISTMIPENGIGIMDRGFASWEFLDQMSLTQTKFVMRIKNNMKTELDHDRYRVVWFCDLESRSEFRLATNVNEMSDEEISDTYRHRWQIEVLWKFLKMHLKLDRLITKNVNGVSIQIYMVLITYLILLLIEIPAFYGSELLDKFRYLQLELSRRCSMVHWSYDLLPETLV; encoded by the coding sequence ATGATAGCCTCATTTCCGAAGCTTGTCAAATCGATCTTGATGCAGCTTTGTCCGCATGACTATCCCGTTTTGAACTCGCGCTTGTTCTTTGAAATCTGGTTGACCTTTGTGTTGGACAAGGGCTTAACCAGCATGAGAGACTTATTTTACCGCCTAAATCGTACAGGTGTTGAGGTCGATATATCCACCTTTTCTAAAGCTTGCAAAACTCGAACGGATGGGCACTTTTGTCGAATCTATGCACAGTTGATTGAGCAAGTAAAGCGCAAACAGCCGACCGCGGCTCAGATACTTTTTCCGATTGATTCAACCATCGTTACACTTACCAGCAAGCTATTTTGGCTGCAAGGATATCACCAAGTTAAATTACTGAATGGAATCAACTTAGAGCAAGGATATTCGAGTGAATGCTTGATTCATTTTGGGCAAGGACATGATGCAAAGTTTGCCGATTCGATTAGCACGATGATTCCCGAAAACGGCATCGGCATCATGGATAGAGGCTTCGCAAGCTGGGAATTTCTCGACCAAATGAGTCTCACTCAAACAAAGTTTGTGATGCGAATCAAGAACAATATGAAGACTGAACTTGACCACGACCGTTACCGCGTGGTTTGGTTCTGTGATTTGGAGAGTCGGAGCGAGTTTCGTCTGGCAACTAATGTCAATGAGATGAGCGACGAAGAAATCAGTGATACCTATCGGCATCGTTGGCAAATTGAGGTGTTATGGAAGTTTCTCAAGATGCACTTAAAGCTCGATCGTCTCATCACCAAGAATGTGAATGGGGTGAGTATTCAGATTTATATGGTGCTCATCACGTATTTAATCTTATTGTTAATCGAAATTCCAGCATTCTATGGCAGTGAATTGCTCGACAAGTTTCGGTATTTACAACTGGAACTGAGCCGTCGCTGCTCAATGGTTCATTGGAGCTACGATCTGCTGCCCGAAACACTCGTATGA
- a CDS encoding WG repeat-containing protein, giving the protein MEIDHRYGYINPAGKVVIPPQFDSADEFSEGLARVTLQGKYGFIDKTGALVIPAEFDVAHTFQHGLARVRIDGRYGYINPAGELVIPAQFDDTFSFTHDLALVRHEDLYGYISPQGKVLIPLQFEDAYPFSEGLAAVKLGGLWGYIDTQGTFVVEPQFADAGSFHGDRAAVKQGGRWGYLGRA; this is encoded by the coding sequence GTGGAAATCGACCACCGCTATGGCTACATTAACCCAGCGGGCAAAGTCGTCATCCCGCCCCAGTTCGACAGCGCCGACGAATTTTCGGAAGGTCTGGCGCGGGTCACGCTCCAGGGCAAATACGGCTTCATCGACAAAACTGGCGCACTGGTGATTCCTGCCGAGTTCGACGTGGCTCACACGTTCCAGCACGGGCTGGCGCGAGTCCGCATCGACGGCCGCTATGGCTACATCAACCCTGCTGGAGAACTGGTCATCCCCGCCCAGTTTGACGACACCTTCAGCTTCACCCACGACCTCGCCCTCGTCCGCCACGAAGACCTCTACGGCTACATTTCTCCCCAGGGCAAAGTCCTAATTCCGCTCCAGTTTGAAGATGCCTATCCCTTTTCCGAAGGACTTGCCGCCGTGAAGCTGGGCGGACTTTGGGGCTATATCGACACGCAGGGAACCTTCGTCGTCGAGCCGCAGTTTGCCGATGCTGGCTCATTTCACGGCGATCGCGCTGCGGTTAAGCAGGGCGGGCGGTGGGGCTATCTGGGCAGGGCGTGA
- a CDS encoding transposase family protein yields the protein MDIHLDRLLNFPHVTVESCIQKDNEVYLKLRLLNQESSCPHCKKSSSELHQNRPILIRDLSIFGQVTYLKIPRRQFYCRDCQRYFTESLTFMDAGRQYTRRYEEHIYQQVKLSSMEQVGRVEGLSFERIEGIFKHQYAQKKTRDGQESNALGLMKSASGKGIKIRHRYRRR from the coding sequence ATGGACATACATCTTGATAGATTGCTTAACTTCCCTCACGTTACGGTTGAAAGTTGCATTCAAAAAGACAATGAAGTGTACTTAAAGTTGCGCTTGCTCAATCAAGAATCTAGCTGTCCACACTGTAAGAAATCAAGTTCAGAGTTGCATCAAAACCGTCCGATTTTGATTCGAGACCTATCGATTTTTGGTCAAGTCACTTATTTGAAAATTCCTCGTCGTCAGTTTTATTGTCGTGATTGCCAACGTTATTTTACTGAGTCATTGACATTTATGGATGCAGGACGGCAGTACACTCGACGCTATGAGGAGCATATTTACCAGCAAGTAAAACTGTCAAGTATGGAGCAAGTGGGTCGCGTAGAAGGGTTAAGCTTTGAGCGCATTGAAGGGATTTTCAAACATCAGTATGCACAGAAAAAAACACGGGATGGGCAGGAGTCAAACGCATTGGGATTGATGAAATCAGCAAGCGGAAAGGGCATCAAAATTCGCCACCGTTATCGGCGACGTTGA
- a CDS encoding AAA family ATPase — protein sequence MGALIAGAKYRGEFEERLKAVLKEVTDSNGQIILFIDEIHTVVGAGATQGAMDAGNLLKPMLARGELRCIGATTLDEYRKYIEKDAALERRFQQVYVDQPTVEDTVSILRGLRERYENHHGVKISDSALVAAAMLSNRYISDRFLPDKAIDLVDEAAAKLKMEITSKPEELDEVDRKILQLEMEKLSLQKGNRHPPSRDRLERLEKELADLKETQTALNAQWDAEKGIIQDIQRIKQEIEKVNIEIQQAERDYDLNRAAELKYGKLASLQKELIDAETRLAPDPKPAAKSPAAGRSHRI from the coding sequence ATGGGTGCGCTGATCGCGGGCGCGAAGTATCGCGGCGAGTTTGAAGAACGCCTGAAGGCAGTGCTGAAGGAAGTCACCGACTCCAATGGGCAAATTATTCTGTTCATCGACGAGATCCACACCGTCGTCGGCGCAGGTGCAACCCAGGGCGCAATGGACGCGGGCAACCTGCTGAAGCCCATGCTGGCGCGGGGCGAACTGCGCTGCATCGGCGCGACCACGCTGGATGAATACCGCAAGTACATCGAAAAAGATGCTGCCCTAGAGCGCCGCTTCCAGCAGGTATATGTAGATCAGCCGACGGTGGAAGATACGGTCTCGATTCTGCGGGGTCTGCGCGAACGCTACGAAAACCACCACGGCGTGAAGATCTCCGACAGTGCGCTGGTGGCCGCCGCCATGCTGTCGAACCGCTATATTTCTGACCGCTTCTTGCCCGACAAGGCGATCGACCTGGTGGACGAAGCCGCCGCCAAGCTGAAGATGGAGATTACCTCCAAGCCAGAAGAACTGGACGAGGTAGACCGCAAGATTTTGCAGCTTGAGATGGAAAAACTGTCGCTGCAAAAAGGAAACAGACACCCGCCCTCGCGCGATCGCCTGGAGCGGCTCGAAAAAGAACTGGCCGACCTGAAGGAAACCCAAACCGCGCTAAATGCTCAGTGGGATGCGGAAAAGGGCATCATTCAAGACATCCAGCGCATCAAGCAGGAGATCGAAAAGGTCAACATCGAGATTCAGCAGGCTGAGCGCGACTATGACCTCAACCGCGCCGCCGAGTTGAAGTATGGCAAGCTGGCTAGTCTCCAAAAAGAACTAATCGATGCCGAAACGCGCCTAGCCCCAGACCCCAAACCAGCGGCAAAATCCCCTGCTGCGGGAAGAAGTCACCGAATCTGA
- a CDS encoding sensor histidine kinase, with protein MSAAKSNSPTYTSTTLIQLHLGSTLQELTSHYLAVDIEIPGGQLFQYFEQEPLLPGVILTEYGTLAGIISRRRFFERMSRPYSLELFTRRPLRILYDFVRTEPLILPGDTPIPIASKLVLERPADELYEPVLVETAPDSYRLLAVDHLLLAQSEMHQLALQALQHSQQALATEKEHLEQRVLERTQALAEALQHLKQVQVQLIQTEKMSSLGQMIAGIAHEINNPVNFISGNLNHVMDYANDLLELISLYQQECPQPTSRVREKIEAIDLDFLQSDLPKTLTSMRVGTQRIQQIILSLRNFSRLDEASTKPADLHAGIEQKC; from the coding sequence ATGTCAGCGGCAAAATCCAACTCTCCGACTTATACATCGACGACGCTTATCCAGCTTCATCTAGGCTCGACATTGCAAGAACTAACTTCACATTATCTCGCTGTTGACATAGAAATACCTGGCGGACAGTTGTTTCAGTACTTTGAACAAGAGCCACTACTTCCAGGTGTTATTTTGACAGAATATGGAACACTTGCAGGTATTATTTCGCGTCGTCGATTTTTTGAACGAATGAGTCGTCCCTATAGTTTGGAGTTGTTTACTCGAAGACCTCTCCGAATTTTGTATGATTTCGTGCGTACAGAGCCACTAATTTTACCCGGGGATACGCCGATTCCAATTGCATCTAAATTAGTGCTGGAGCGACCCGCTGACGAGCTGTATGAGCCTGTTTTAGTTGAGACAGCGCCTGATAGCTATCGGTTGCTTGCTGTCGATCACCTGCTTCTGGCGCAATCTGAAATGCACCAACTTGCGCTACAGGCATTGCAACATAGTCAGCAGGCGCTAGCAACAGAAAAAGAGCACCTGGAGCAGCGGGTACTGGAGAGGACTCAAGCTCTGGCTGAAGCGCTACAACATCTCAAACAAGTTCAGGTTCAACTAATTCAAACAGAAAAGATGTCGAGCCTAGGTCAAATGATTGCGGGCATCGCACACGAAATTAATAACCCCGTGAATTTTATTTCTGGAAATTTGAACCATGTCATGGACTATGCCAACGATTTGCTAGAGCTGATTTCGCTATACCAGCAAGAGTGTCCTCAGCCTACTTCTAGGGTACGCGAAAAGATTGAGGCTATCGATCTTGATTTTTTGCAAAGCGATCTGCCAAAGACGTTGACATCCATGCGAGTCGGAACACAGCGAATTCAGCAAATCATTCTTTCGTTGCGTAACTTTTCTCGGTTAGATGAAGCATCCACAAAGCCTGCTGATCTTCATGCTGGGATAGAGCAGAAGTGTTGA
- a CDS encoding glycosyltransferase family 4 protein: MVDLMVSLSVVGDRPTGLATYALNVAPYLSIQNTLLLASLEAQRQISKTQAQGLSCYEIPAGMSAEHGKAGHARRLRWTQAQLPKIYQTLKAKLVFSPLPEAPLWSRCRSVVMVHDLIPLRFPNWRSPLTIYAKYYVPLVLNQALHIVCNSQATANDIVAFYNISADKITPIPLAYNADHFRWLDLPTSNYFVYLGRQDPYKNLHRVLDAFAALPRRQDYELWLVGSTDPRFAPDLITHAEALGIAAQVKFLDYVPYADLPQVLNRAIALLFPSLWEGFGFPVLEAMACGTPVITSNRSAMPEVAGKAALLVNPEDTGAIAHAMQRLVTEPDVRSHLRTAGLARARQFSWEKTGATTRALLSQFL, encoded by the coding sequence TTGGTTGATCTGATGGTGAGTTTGTCGGTGGTGGGCGATCGCCCAACTGGATTAGCCACCTACGCGCTCAATGTTGCGCCCTATTTATCCATTCAAAACACACTGCTTTTAGCCTCCCTGGAAGCACAGCGTCAAATTTCTAAAACCCAGGCGCAAGGACTTTCCTGTTATGAAATTCCTGCTGGAATGAGCGCTGAACATGGCAAGGCAGGACACGCCAGGCGACTGCGCTGGACCCAAGCTCAGCTTCCCAAAATTTATCAGACTTTGAAGGCAAAGCTCGTTTTTTCTCCACTCCCCGAAGCGCCGCTATGGAGTCGGTGTCGCTCAGTGGTGATGGTGCATGACCTGATTCCGCTGCGGTTTCCAAACTGGCGATCGCCCCTCACAATTTATGCCAAATACTATGTGCCGCTGGTGCTAAATCAGGCGCTACATATTGTCTGCAACTCGCAGGCGACAGCGAATGATATTGTTGCTTTTTACAACATTTCGGCGGATAAGATTACGCCGATTCCGCTGGCCTACAATGCCGACCATTTTCGCTGGCTCGATTTACCCACCAGTAACTATTTTGTTTATCTAGGGCGGCAAGATCCCTACAAAAATCTGCACCGCGTTTTAGATGCGTTTGCAGCGCTGCCCCGCCGCCAAGACTATGAACTGTGGCTGGTGGGTTCGACCGATCCCCGCTTTGCGCCCGACCTGATTACGCACGCCGAAGCGCTGGGCATCGCAGCCCAGGTAAAGTTTTTGGACTACGTGCCCTACGCCGACCTGCCCCAGGTGCTAAATCGGGCGATCGCGCTTCTGTTTCCCAGCCTGTGGGAAGGGTTTGGCTTTCCGGTGCTGGAGGCGATGGCCTGCGGCACGCCCGTCATCACGTCGAATCGCTCGGCAATGCCAGAGGTGGCGGGGAAGGCGGCGCTGCTGGTGAACCCGGAAGATACCGGGGCGATCGCCCATGCTATGCAGCGCTTGGTGACAGAACCCGACGTGCGATCGCACCTCCGCACCGCTGGACTGGCCCGCGCCCGCCAGTTTAGCTGGGAAAAAACCGGAGCCACGACTCGCGCACTGCTGAGTCAATTTTTGTAG
- a CDS encoding AAA family ATPase, protein MQKLLHLEDELHRRVIGQDEAVTAVADAIQRSRAGLSDPQPPDRQLHLPGPTGVGKTELAKALASYLFDSEEAMVRIDMSEYMEKHAVSRLIGAPPGYVGYDEGGQLTEAIRRRPYAVVLFDEIEKAHPDVFNVMLQILDDGRVTDSQGRTVDFKNTIIIMTSNIGSQYILDVAGDNSRYDEMRSRVIEAMRSHFRPEFLNRVDEFIIFHSLQKSELRNIVRLQVARLEQRLEDRKMALRLSDAALDFLAEVGYDPVYGARPLKRAIQRELETAIAKAILRGEFTDGDTICVDVENERLAFKRLPAELTTV, encoded by the coding sequence ATGCAGAAGCTGCTGCACCTGGAGGACGAACTGCACCGCCGCGTGATTGGGCAAGACGAAGCCGTGACCGCTGTGGCGGACGCGATCCAGCGATCGCGCGCCGGACTCTCCGACCCCCAACCGCCCGATCGCCAGCTTCATCTTCCTGGGCCGACGGGCGTGGGCAAAACGGAACTCGCCAAAGCCCTGGCCAGCTACCTGTTCGACAGCGAAGAGGCAATGGTGCGGATCGACATGTCGGAATACATGGAGAAGCACGCGGTGTCCAGACTGATCGGCGCACCGCCGGGCTATGTCGGCTATGACGAAGGCGGGCAGCTCACCGAAGCCATTCGCCGCCGCCCCTATGCTGTGGTGCTGTTCGACGAAATCGAAAAAGCCCACCCCGACGTGTTTAACGTGATGCTGCAAATTTTGGATGATGGGCGTGTTACCGACTCTCAGGGGCGCACGGTCGATTTCAAAAACACCATCATCATCATGACCAGCAACATCGGTTCGCAGTACATCCTCGATGTGGCCGGCGACAACAGCCGCTATGACGAAATGCGGAGTCGGGTGATCGAGGCGATGCGATCGCACTTCCGCCCCGAATTTCTCAACCGGGTAGACGAGTTCATCATCTTCCACAGCCTGCAAAAGTCGGAACTGCGGAACATCGTGCGGCTGCAAGTGGCGCGATTGGAGCAGCGGTTGGAAGACCGCAAGATGGCGCTGCGCCTTTCCGACGCCGCCCTCGACTTCCTCGCCGAGGTGGGCTACGACCCGGTCTATGGCGCTCGTCCGCTGAAGCGGGCCATCCAGCGCGAACTGGAAACGGCGATCGCCAAAGCCATCCTGCGCGGCGAATTCACCGACGGCGACACGATCTGCGTCGATGTGGAGAACGAGCGGTTAGCCTTCAAGCGGCTGCCCGCCGAGCTAACCACCGTCTAG
- a CDS encoding Clp protease N-terminal domain-containing protein: MRGSRKVSGGGSSVYLGRSLDTLLDRAEAARKELGDDYISVEHLLLAYPKDDRFGRSLFQDIRLDEAKLKQTVEQVRGSQKVTDQNPEGKYEALEKYGRDLTESAKQGKLDPVIGRDDEIRRTIQILSRRTKNKPRADR, encoded by the coding sequence TTGCGCGGCAGCCGAAAGGTGTCGGGCGGTGGCTCGTCGGTGTATCTGGGGCGATCGCTCGATACGCTGCTGGATCGCGCCGAAGCCGCCCGCAAGGAGCTGGGCGACGACTATATTTCCGTCGAACACTTGCTGCTGGCTTATCCTAAAGATGACCGATTTGGGCGATCGCTGTTTCAAGACATCCGGCTCGACGAAGCCAAGCTCAAGCAAACCGTAGAACAAGTGCGAGGCAGCCAAAAAGTGACTGACCAAAACCCCGAAGGCAAGTACGAAGCGCTGGAAAAATATGGCCGCGATCTGACCGAATCCGCCAAGCAGGGCAAGCTCGACCCCGTGATTGGGCGGGATGATGAAATTCGCCGGACAATCCAAATCCTGTCGCGCCGCACCAAGAACAAACCCCGTGCTGATCGGTGA
- a CDS encoding ISL3 family transposase codes for MIDSHQQEDIIETLKQQPLEVRAKVEEVSVDMWGGFPKVVKKVFPNAVVVIDRFHVMKLVNEELNKIRRQSGVSDRGSKFILLKNGKDLTAEEQTKLEEILKRSKRLGKAYEWKEEFRAIYEQPLTVEEGKRQIQGWLDKARVVYREASTTIRNHLDGISNYFRNRTTSGAMEGINNRIKLIKRQAYGFVNFNNFRERLLACFSD; via the coding sequence GTGATTGACAGTCACCAACAGGAAGACATTATTGAAACCCTGAAGCAGCAGCCCCTAGAGGTGCGTGCAAAAGTTGAAGAGGTGAGCGTGGATATGTGGGGAGGATTCCCAAAGGTAGTCAAGAAAGTGTTTCCCAATGCCGTGGTAGTGATTGACCGCTTTCATGTCATGAAATTAGTCAATGAGGAGTTAAATAAAATTCGTAGACAATCGGGTGTATCAGACCGAGGTAGCAAATTCATTTTGCTCAAGAATGGCAAGGATTTAACCGCAGAAGAACAGACAAAGTTAGAAGAGATTCTGAAACGGTCAAAGCGATTAGGAAAAGCCTATGAGTGGAAAGAAGAGTTTCGCGCGATTTATGAACAACCATTAACCGTTGAGGAAGGCAAGCGTCAGATCCAAGGGTGGCTCGATAAAGCGCGAGTCGTCTATAGAGAAGCAAGCACAACGATTCGTAACCATTTAGATGGAATTAGCAACTACTTTCGGAATCGCACAACGAGTGGCGCAATGGAGGGAATCAACAACCGAATTAAATTGATTAAACGGCAAGCTTATGGCTTTGTCAATTTCAACAATTTTCGAGAAAGACTATTAGCCTGCTTCTCTGATTAA
- the hisG gene encoding ATP phosphoribosyltransferase, whose translation MLTVALPKGGLLKDSIQLFQAIGLDFSEFLNPANRQLEILDASGRAHGLLVRNYDVPVYVEYGQAHLGVIGYDVLREKQPKVAHLVDLGFGQCRMSVAVKATSPYRAALDLPPHCRVASKFVRCAHDYFQSLDLPVDIVPLYGSVELGPITGMSEAIVDLVATGRTLQENNLIEIDRLFESTARLIAHPLSYRLNQDGVQDIVEQLRAHTSQVVAGKALAEAAIKTAAETPASA comes from the coding sequence ATGTTGACCGTTGCGCTGCCCAAAGGTGGACTGCTAAAAGACAGTATTCAGCTTTTTCAAGCTATCGGGCTTGATTTCAGCGAGTTTCTCAACCCAGCCAATCGCCAGCTTGAAATCCTTGATGCCAGCGGACGGGCGCACGGGCTGCTAGTTCGTAATTACGACGTGCCCGTTTATGTGGAATATGGACAAGCACACCTGGGCGTAATTGGTTACGATGTGTTGCGTGAAAAACAGCCCAAGGTTGCCCATCTGGTGGACTTAGGATTTGGGCAATGCCGCATGTCGGTCGCGGTCAAAGCGACCAGTCCCTACCGCGCCGCACTTGATCTGCCGCCCCACTGCCGAGTTGCGTCCAAGTTTGTGCGCTGCGCCCACGACTATTTTCAGAGCCTGGACTTACCCGTAGACATCGTGCCGCTCTATGGGTCTGTAGAGCTGGGGCCAATCACAGGGATGTCAGAGGCGATCGTGGACTTGGTGGCGACCGGGCGCACCCTCCAGGAAAATAACCTGATTGAAATCGATCGCCTGTTTGAAAGTACGGCCCGACTGATTGCCCATCCGCTCAGCTATCGGCTCAATCAAGACGGCGTGCAGGATATTGTGGAGCAACTGCGGGCACACACTTCTCAAGTAGTCGCTGGCAAAGCCTTGGCTGAGGCTGCAATTAAAACTGCGGCTGAAACTCCGGCTTCTGCCTGA